The following are encoded together in the Candidatus Woesebacteria bacterium genome:
- the nrdR gene encoding transcriptional repressor NrdR, protein MKCPFCAEEETQVLESRVVNEGHAIRRRRECIACSKRFTTYETVRGSVLWVTKKNGRREPFDKEKVRRGLLRAIEKRPISLTTVDNLVDQIEREMLRKEKEEVTSEMIGKAVLKRLKRIDKVAWLRFASVYLQFEDLDDFSKAIQK, encoded by the coding sequence ATGAAATGTCCTTTTTGTGCAGAAGAAGAAACCCAAGTCCTTGAGTCAAGGGTGGTTAATGAAGGACACGCAATCAGAAGACGCAGAGAGTGCATAGCATGTTCGAAGCGTTTTACGACATACGAAACGGTAAGAGGTTCGGTCTTGTGGGTGACCAAGAAAAACGGACGACGTGAACCTTTTGATAAGGAAAAAGTAAGACGTGGATTATTAAGGGCTATTGAAAAAAGGCCAATCTCACTTACAACAGTTGATAATCTGGTTGACCAGATTGAACGAGAAATGTTGAGGAAAGAAAAAGAAGAAGTTACATCGGAGATGATCGGGAAGGCGGTGTTAAAGAGATTAAAAAGGATTGATAAAGTTGCCTGGCTCAGATTTGCAAGCGTGTATCTGCAATTTGAGGACTTAGATGATTTCTCAAAAGCTATACAAAAGTAA
- a CDS encoding NUDIX hydrolase, whose amino-acid sequence MSNAMFIAQKAIILNRSNNKILVQKYVDGKFTREKVRGKYGLPGGKMDFGETPEETLIREVKEETGVTVKPIKIFQTYTWTYQRNEDNIQIVATAWIAKFVKGKLINPPEEKETTLEKARWVNIKEIKIEDFIEDEKQAIGNFLKTCL is encoded by the coding sequence ATGTCAAATGCAATGTTTATTGCACAGAAAGCAATAATATTAAATAGAAGCAATAATAAAATCTTGGTGCAAAAATATGTGGACGGGAAGTTTACCCGAGAAAAAGTAAGAGGTAAATACGGACTTCCTGGTGGAAAGATGGATTTTGGTGAAACTCCGGAAGAAACATTAATTAGAGAAGTAAAAGAAGAAACCGGTGTCACAGTAAAACCAATTAAAATTTTTCAAACTTATACTTGGACTTACCAAAGAAATGAAGATAATATTCAAATAGTAGCAACAGCTTGGATTGCAAAATTTGTTAAAGGTAAACTAATTAATCCTCCAGAAGAGAAAGAAACTACTCTTGAAAAAGCAAGGTGGGTAAATATAAAAGAAATCAAAATAGAGGATTTTATCGAAGATGAAAAACAAGCAATCGGCAATTTCTTAAAGACATGTTTATAA
- a CDS encoding DUF4430 domain-containing protein, whose protein sequence is MSRKVYILFFIVVLVIFSAYTGKKGFWDNRSNGYSNMTRDPYVRPQKIKVTLIISFSEKDVKKFETEADKSDSVFNLLRTVVAKENIELGVKEYDFGTLVEKIGDLQNTPDKSWIYFVNGASGDVAADQKIFNAGDTVEWKYVKPEF, encoded by the coding sequence ATGAGTAGAAAAGTTTACATATTATTCTTCATTGTAGTACTTGTCATCTTTAGTGCTTACACCGGTAAAAAAGGATTCTGGGATAACCGGTCTAACGGATATTCCAATATGACAAGAGATCCGTATGTCAGACCTCAAAAAATCAAGGTTACTTTAATAATAAGTTTCTCGGAAAAAGATGTTAAGAAATTTGAAACTGAAGCCGATAAAAGCGACAGTGTGTTTAACTTACTAAGAACTGTTGTGGCAAAAGAAAATATTGAACTTGGTGTAAAAGAATATGACTTTGGAACACTTGTCGAAAAAATCGGCGATCTCCAAAACACCCCAGATAAATCTTGGATATATTTTGTGAATGGTGCATCGGGTGATGTAGCTGCCGACCAAAAGATCTTTAATGCAGGTGACACGGTGGAATGGAAATATGTTAAACCTGAATTTTAA
- a CDS encoding nucleoside triphosphate pyrophosphohydrolase family protein: protein MKSKDYIKKAIRTESVHYRKLTKGNQRLEHAILGMITESGELADALKKYKFYNLPLDKVNLIEEIGDVLWYVAIACDELGVDFEKIMDKNIRKLEVRYPEKFTSEKSKKRNLKKERKELNK from the coding sequence ATGAAATCAAAAGATTACATAAAAAAAGCAATCAGGACAGAAAGTGTTCATTATAGAAAATTAACCAAGGGAAATCAGAGACTTGAACACGCTATTCTGGGAATGATAACAGAATCTGGAGAATTGGCAGACGCTTTAAAGAAATACAAGTTTTACAATCTACCGCTTGATAAGGTCAATTTAATTGAAGAAATAGGTGATGTATTGTGGTATGTAGCGATTGCGTGCGATGAACTTGGAGTAGACTTTGAAAAGATAATGGACAAAAATATACGAAAATTAGAGGTTAGATATCCGGAAAAATTCACATCGGAAAAATCAAAAAAGCGAAACTTAAAAAAAGAAAGAAAGGAGTTAAATAAGTAA
- a CDS encoding adenosylcobalamin-dependent ribonucleoside-diphosphate reductase codes for MKLEKNKTSSNRYFEIPVYSYLTLGENGQKHILTSEEIIKTKRGRGKPKKIEIEFVIKSGGNKEAFDWEKIEKSVILAGRDTNEYTRSDAKRILQRVHAVLALVRKNTISTMDIRTVVEPIMADEGYFKTARYYILIKERKDLKKKKKFVITEPVISEVGAEIAKKRYLRTDDSGKTIETIGQMFWRVANHLAKAEVIWGTNDEVETVARDFFERMINWKFVCSGKAMFEAGNPGGTGQLSACFVLPIEDSIGSIFRTLGDAAVVHKNNGGTGFNFSSIRPHGDKVKNVPGAASGPVDFIKAFSAALSQILQGAKRQGANIAILNANHPDIIDFVNLKDVDGTIKNFNISVGVTNEFMDAVEKNRDWKLINPRNREVVRVIKARELFDMITKHAWISGDPGLAFLDRMEEDNPTPSLGKIDATNPCGEIPLLPYESCNLASISLVHHIIKDQAGDYQIDWDDLEKSVRLATRFLDNMIEVNAYPLKEIEEMVKYGNRRIGLGVMGFGHLLYKLKIPYRSKEAVGIAGRLAKFIHKTAESESIQLAKVRGVFPNFDISIYTQTAERYRNCALTMVAPTGTISLLANTSSGIEPVFSLVALRRAFNEDDNANRPTREFMIVDPIFEEALLNLKAITLKSKSTGKSLSNKDDILSSVAEHGLGDIVGLPKWFYRVFVTTHDIEPEWHVKIQAEWQKWFDNSISKTINFSHNATVEDVKKAYILAWKLGCKGITIYRDQSKQDQVINLVGSKSDTPHSSKADDKKVVQLSLAGKLSKNKLSHDMKVDMAKGIADSVVCAECGGVASFLDGCITCRDCGWSKCVV; via the coding sequence ATGAAGCTGGAAAAAAACAAAACTTCCTCTAATCGGTATTTCGAGATTCCGGTATATTCTTATCTTACTCTCGGAGAAAACGGACAAAAACATATATTAACGTCTGAGGAAATAATTAAAACCAAAAGAGGAAGAGGTAAACCAAAAAAAATTGAAATTGAATTTGTCATCAAGAGTGGCGGTAACAAAGAAGCCTTTGATTGGGAGAAGATTGAGAAAAGCGTCATCTTGGCGGGGCGAGATACGAATGAATACACCAGAAGTGATGCTAAAAGAATATTGCAAAGAGTTCACGCTGTTTTGGCTTTGGTTAGAAAAAATACTATTTCGACGATGGATATCCGCACAGTAGTGGAACCGATAATGGCTGATGAAGGATATTTCAAAACCGCACGTTACTATATTTTGATCAAGGAAAGGAAAGACTTAAAAAAGAAAAAGAAATTTGTGATTACGGAACCTGTAATTTCAGAAGTTGGTGCCGAGATTGCCAAAAAAAGATATCTGAGAACCGACGATTCGGGTAAAACCATCGAAACCATAGGGCAGATGTTTTGGCGCGTTGCCAATCACTTGGCAAAAGCTGAAGTTATCTGGGGGACAAACGATGAAGTGGAAACAGTTGCAAGAGATTTTTTTGAAAGAATGATAAATTGGAAATTTGTTTGTTCCGGCAAGGCGATGTTTGAAGCGGGAAATCCTGGTGGTACGGGACAGTTATCGGCATGTTTTGTGTTGCCGATCGAGGATTCGATTGGATCGATTTTCAGAACTTTGGGGGATGCTGCCGTGGTACACAAAAACAACGGAGGCACAGGATTTAACTTCAGTTCAATCAGGCCTCATGGCGATAAAGTCAAAAACGTTCCGGGTGCTGCCAGTGGGCCTGTAGATTTCATAAAAGCATTTTCCGCTGCTCTTTCACAGATATTACAGGGAGCAAAAAGACAGGGGGCAAATATTGCGATATTAAATGCCAATCATCCCGACATTATCGACTTTGTTAATTTGAAAGACGTTGACGGCACAATAAAAAATTTTAATATTTCTGTCGGAGTTACTAATGAATTTATGGATGCGGTTGAGAAAAACAGAGACTGGAAATTAATTAATCCGAGAAATAGAGAAGTGGTTAGAGTAATTAAAGCTAGAGAGCTTTTTGACATGATAACAAAACATGCGTGGATCAGTGGTGATCCTGGACTTGCCTTCCTTGACCGCATGGAAGAAGACAATCCGACACCATCCCTGGGAAAAATTGATGCGACTAATCCGTGTGGCGAAATCCCGCTTTTACCTTACGAATCGTGCAACCTGGCAAGCATTTCTCTCGTGCACCATATAATTAAAGATCAAGCGGGCGACTACCAGATTGACTGGGATGATTTGGAAAAATCAGTGAGGCTGGCTACACGCTTTCTAGATAATATGATAGAAGTCAACGCATACCCGCTTAAAGAGATTGAGGAGATGGTCAAATACGGAAATCGCAGAATCGGACTTGGTGTCATGGGATTTGGACATCTTCTCTATAAATTAAAAATTCCTTACAGAAGTAAGGAGGCGGTGGGAATTGCCGGAAGACTTGCAAAATTTATCCATAAAACTGCCGAGTCTGAAAGTATTCAATTGGCAAAAGTTCGAGGCGTGTTTCCCAATTTTGACATTTCGATTTACACTCAAACTGCTGAGCGGTATAGAAACTGTGCACTGACTATGGTTGCACCTACGGGCACTATTAGTTTGCTGGCAAATACCAGTAGTGGAATTGAACCCGTGTTTTCACTCGTAGCCCTAAGACGAGCTTTCAATGAAGACGACAACGCCAACAGGCCTACGCGCGAATTTATGATTGTTGATCCTATTTTTGAAGAAGCCTTGCTAAACTTAAAGGCGATTACTTTAAAGAGTAAATCGACAGGCAAAAGCTTGTCGAACAAAGACGATATCTTGTCTAGTGTCGCCGAACACGGGTTGGGTGACATTGTAGGTTTGCCGAAATGGTTTTATAGGGTTTTTGTAACAACTCACGATATCGAACCGGAGTGGCATGTTAAAATTCAAGCGGAGTGGCAGAAGTGGTTTGATAATTCAATCTCGAAAACAATAAATTTCTCACACAATGCTACAGTAGAGGATGTCAAAAAAGCATATATACTGGCTTGGAAATTGGGTTGCAAGGGAATAACAATCTACCGGGATCAAAGTAAACAAGATCAGGTAATAAATCTGGTAGGAAGTAAATCGGATACACCTCACTCAAGCAAAGCAGACGACAAAAAAGTTGTTCAGTTGTCGCTTGCGGGTAAATTAAGCAAAAACAAATTATCCCACGACATGAAGGTGGATATGGCTAAAGGTATAGCAGATAGTGTGGTGTGTGCCGAATGTGGTGGGGTTGCATCCTTCTTGGATGGTTGTATAACATGTAGAGATTGTGGATGGAGTAAGTGTGTCGTTTAA
- a CDS encoding cob(I)yrinic acid a,c-diamide adenosyltransferase yields MPIYTKKGDKGNTSIFSPKEMRVSKDSLRIEAIGTVDELNSFLGVAISCCENKKHVQLIKLIQSNLLTVGSCLAGSSLKISKRETTKLERQMDIWESEMPKLTNFILPGGTKAASSLQYCRSLTRRAERKVVAYSKVGKVSPQVMMYINRLSDFFFMFARYVNFQNAVEDEVWKK; encoded by the coding sequence ATGCCAATATATACAAAAAAGGGGGATAAGGGGAATACAAGTATTTTTTCCCCCAAAGAAATGAGGGTTTCAAAAGACAGTTTGCGTATCGAAGCAATCGGAACGGTCGATGAATTGAATAGTTTTTTGGGTGTAGCAATTTCTTGTTGCGAAAATAAAAAGCATGTTCAATTGATTAAACTGATACAAAGTAATTTACTGACGGTGGGATCGTGTCTTGCTGGGAGCAGTTTAAAAATATCGAAAAGAGAAACAACAAAACTTGAAAGACAAATGGATATTTGGGAGAGTGAAATGCCTAAATTAACAAATTTCATTTTGCCGGGAGGAACAAAAGCAGCGTCAAGTTTGCAATATTGTAGGTCTCTTACAAGAAGAGCCGAGAGAAAAGTGGTTGCTTACTCAAAAGTTGGAAAAGTGTCACCACAAGTGATGATGTACATAAATCGCCTGTCTGACTTTTTCTTTATGTTTGCAAGATATGTTAACTTTCAAAACGCAGTCGAGGATGAAGTTTGGAAGAAATGA
- a CDS encoding adenosylcobalamin-dependent ribonucleoside-diphosphate reductase has protein sequence MKKNIVEKIHGAVEEFKEEKIVASIYLAAKNVGSSKHVNAKRLSREVMANLQKLYPNGEPVKTTDIGEIVEKVLIESGHSNTAKEFIRYRENKKHLRKDKDSLGVKDDIGLSYNTLYILKERYLKRNDKGKIIETPLGMIERVARFVANSEKTKAKREKWYQEFHTIMADFDFLPGTRTLTNSGKKTPQLANCFVWPMFDDVDKIFEVLHKSTVVKKHGGGCGYNFSSVRPEGDSVGGIPELAAGPVKMIEMFDLMTSLFRQEGKYESGNMAVLNANHADIFNFISAKQNDGYLSKTNISVGITDEFMKAALSGKDWGLINPRTGKVVNTVKASSILDLMSTMAWQTGDPGIINLSAINKGNAFGNPLLAKRGAISATNPCGEEPLFPFESCNLGYINFVKFISERKGVKEFDFNRLKRVVKVATRFMDNVIDASWFPVKEVTDAVRNHRRIGIGGVGWAECLAILEIPYDSQKAFDLAEKLTKTMYESAFESSCDIAKEKGPFPLVVDSIWANKKRKPRNVALLTFPPSSGNAVICETSFGVEPYFALAYEQNVLGGMRLTTVVPLFVEKLKERGLYSDQLIQKIVDNHGSCQGIDEVPKDLQKIFKVAHDINWRDHVKMQAAFQKWTDNAITKTINMPSSATPQDIEDAYVLAWKLGCKGLTVYRDRTKSEQVFSFGEDKERKEGIKTCPTCKIKLVRDKKCYKCKQCGFSTCEL, from the coding sequence ATGAAAAAAAATATTGTCGAAAAAATCCACGGAGCAGTGGAAGAATTTAAAGAAGAAAAAATTGTCGCCAGTATTTATTTAGCGGCAAAAAATGTCGGTAGTTCAAAACATGTAAATGCTAAAAGACTCAGTAGAGAAGTAATGGCAAATTTGCAAAAACTCTACCCAAATGGAGAGCCGGTTAAAACCACAGACATAGGAGAGATTGTTGAGAAAGTGTTGATAGAGAGCGGTCACTCAAACACGGCGAAGGAATTCATACGATACAGGGAAAATAAAAAGCATTTAAGAAAAGACAAGGATAGTCTTGGAGTAAAAGATGACATAGGCTTATCTTACAATACACTTTATATTCTAAAAGAAAGATATCTCAAAAGAAATGATAAGGGGAAAATAATCGAAACACCACTTGGGATGATTGAAAGGGTTGCCCGGTTTGTCGCAAATTCCGAAAAGACCAAGGCAAAGAGAGAAAAATGGTATCAAGAATTTCACACAATAATGGCGGATTTTGATTTTCTTCCGGGAACAAGGACACTCACTAATTCAGGTAAAAAAACGCCTCAACTAGCCAACTGTTTTGTTTGGCCGATGTTTGATGATGTTGATAAGATATTTGAAGTACTTCACAAGTCAACCGTGGTGAAAAAACACGGCGGAGGATGTGGCTATAATTTTTCAAGTGTAAGACCGGAAGGCGACAGTGTTGGCGGGATACCGGAACTTGCCGCAGGACCGGTAAAAATGATTGAAATGTTTGATCTCATGACCTCACTATTTAGACAAGAAGGAAAATATGAAAGCGGTAATATGGCAGTACTCAACGCAAATCATGCCGATATATTTAATTTTATTTCCGCCAAACAAAATGACGGATATTTATCCAAAACCAATATCTCTGTAGGTATCACAGATGAATTTATGAAAGCGGCTCTAAGCGGGAAAGATTGGGGTTTAATTAATCCGCGAACCGGCAAAGTAGTTAATACTGTTAAGGCAAGTTCGATTTTGGATTTAATGTCGACAATGGCTTGGCAAACCGGAGACCCGGGGATAATTAATTTATCGGCAATCAATAAAGGAAACGCATTCGGAAATCCTCTTTTGGCAAAACGGGGAGCGATAAGTGCAACCAATCCATGTGGTGAAGAACCGCTGTTCCCATTTGAAAGCTGTAACTTGGGTTATATCAACTTTGTTAAATTCATTAGCGAACGAAAAGGTGTCAAGGAATTCGACTTCAATAGATTAAAGAGAGTCGTAAAAGTTGCAACCAGATTTATGGACAATGTAATAGACGCTTCGTGGTTTCCCGTTAAGGAAGTAACGGACGCGGTTCGCAACCACAGGAGAATCGGTATTGGTGGTGTCGGTTGGGCGGAATGTCTTGCAATCTTAGAAATTCCCTACGATAGCCAGAAAGCATTTGATTTGGCCGAGAAACTTACCAAGACTATGTATGAGAGCGCTTTTGAATCTTCATGTGATATCGCCAAAGAGAAAGGTCCGTTTCCGTTGGTAGTTGATAGTATTTGGGCGAACAAAAAAAGAAAGCCGAGAAATGTTGCCCTGCTTACTTTCCCGCCAAGTAGTGGTAATGCAGTTATTTGCGAAACCAGTTTTGGAGTTGAACCGTACTTTGCGCTCGCTTATGAACAAAATGTGTTAGGTGGCATGCGACTTACAACTGTCGTTCCCTTATTCGTCGAGAAGTTGAAAGAACGAGGGCTTTATTCAGATCAACTTATCCAAAAAATCGTCGACAATCACGGGAGTTGTCAGGGGATTGATGAAGTGCCAAAAGACTTGCAGAAAATATTCAAAGTTGCTCATGACATTAACTGGAGAGACCATGTCAAGATGCAAGCAGCATTTCAGAAATGGACAGACAATGCGATAACAAAAACAATAAATATGCCATCAAGTGCAACTCCGCAAGATATTGAAGACGCATATGTATTAGCATGGAAATTAGGGTGCAAAGGGTTAACCGTTTACCGCGACAGAACAAAATCAGAACAGGTATTTTCGTTTGGAGAAGATAAGGAAAGAAAAGAGGGAATAAAAACATGCCCTACTTGTAAGATAAAGTTAGTGCGTGATAAAAAATGCTATAAATGCAAACAATGTGGATTTAGTACTTGTGAGTTGTAA
- a CDS encoding adenosylcobalamin-dependent ribonucleoside-diphosphate reductase, producing MTEVLIQQTIKKVSSANGHSRLSKAALQNGGKFFQEGENATKLEGIREKLFLDRYSLKDKDGNSLEKYPEQSWRRMSWAIAQTEKGAKNKRVWEEKFYNAMQDFKFVPAGRIWCSAGTGTKATMINCYVIPSPEDTRAGIITTLSQMTEISARGGGVGFNLSTLRPRGSYLKKVNGTSSGAVSWANLYSVAAHDIIQQGGTRRGALMLMLWDWHPDIEEFITVKKKEGKILGANLSVCISNAFMKAVKEDGNWDLKFPDTESEKYREVWDGDFDKWVENDLPVKVYKTIKARDLWDLICQSAWESAEPGVVFMDRYNDMNNSWYYEKNIATNPCGEQGLPAWGVCNLSSINLAAFVENNKFDYDGFAEVIKVGVRFLDNAIDTEKYFYDEIEKVQKDERRIGLGTMGLADALIKMKVRYGSEESLVIIEKIFKLLRDVSYETSIDLALEKGSFPKLDKDKYLQSGFMKTMPVSIRNKIKKNGIRNAFLVTEAPTGKISLLSGVSSGIEPVFSFSYKQKDRLGERTMYHPIYQEWLDEHPDEKDVPEHFVVADDLTPEEHVSIQALIQHYTDSSISKTVNAPSTHSVEDVKKLYTLAFDLGCKGISYMRDGSREGTLIRDNKESNEEKSVDSAQEVKVVVWERPVKISGATYKLKTPVGTAFITVNRDNEGMPIELFINIGRAGSDVQAMAEALGRLISKTLKGNNHMTVKDRALMVVDQLSGIGGMRPVGFGKNRIMSLPDAVAKAIQMDMNVSDDKLIGDTSPNDVSDNQLSLTQAEIHLDKRADLCPACGNATLVNEMGCKTCHGCGYSEC from the coding sequence ATGACCGAAGTATTAATACAGCAAACCATTAAGAAAGTAAGCTCCGCCAATGGCCATTCGCGCCTTAGTAAGGCAGCTCTCCAAAACGGCGGCAAATTTTTCCAAGAAGGTGAGAACGCGACAAAATTAGAAGGTATTAGAGAGAAACTGTTTTTAGATAGATATTCTCTAAAAGATAAGGATGGCAATTCACTGGAGAAGTACCCCGAGCAATCTTGGAGGCGTATGTCGTGGGCAATTGCACAAACGGAAAAAGGAGCGAAAAACAAAAGGGTATGGGAAGAGAAGTTTTATAACGCAATGCAGGATTTTAAGTTTGTTCCCGCAGGTAGAATATGGTGCTCCGCTGGTACGGGCACAAAAGCTACGATGATTAATTGTTATGTAATACCATCTCCTGAGGATACCAGAGCCGGGATAATTACTACTTTGTCGCAAATGACCGAGATAAGCGCAAGAGGGGGAGGAGTGGGTTTCAATTTGTCAACTCTTCGACCGCGGGGATCGTATTTGAAAAAGGTAAACGGCACGAGTTCAGGTGCGGTTTCATGGGCAAATCTGTATTCAGTGGCCGCACATGACATTATTCAGCAAGGCGGAACCAGAAGAGGTGCTTTGATGTTGATGTTGTGGGATTGGCATCCTGATATCGAGGAGTTTATCACCGTTAAGAAAAAAGAAGGAAAAATATTGGGAGCAAACTTAAGTGTTTGCATATCCAATGCGTTTATGAAAGCTGTCAAAGAAGATGGGAACTGGGATTTAAAGTTTCCCGATACCGAAAGTGAAAAGTATAGAGAAGTGTGGGATGGAGATTTTGATAAATGGGTTGAGAATGATCTTCCGGTTAAAGTCTACAAAACTATAAAAGCTCGTGATCTCTGGGATCTAATTTGTCAATCCGCATGGGAATCAGCTGAACCCGGAGTGGTTTTTATGGATCGCTATAATGACATGAACAACAGTTGGTACTACGAAAAAAATATTGCAACAAATCCCTGTGGTGAGCAAGGTCTTCCCGCTTGGGGTGTGTGTAATTTGTCTTCTATTAATTTGGCTGCATTTGTCGAAAATAATAAATTTGACTACGACGGTTTTGCGGAAGTAATTAAGGTGGGTGTTCGATTTTTGGATAATGCAATTGATACGGAAAAATACTTCTATGATGAAATTGAGAAAGTGCAGAAAGATGAAAGAAGAATTGGTTTGGGGACGATGGGACTTGCCGATGCACTTATAAAAATGAAAGTGCGTTACGGATCCGAAGAATCACTTGTGATTATTGAAAAAATATTTAAATTGTTGCGCGATGTGTCGTACGAGACCAGTATTGATTTGGCACTGGAAAAAGGATCTTTTCCCAAACTTGATAAAGACAAATATCTTCAGAGTGGATTTATGAAAACCATGCCTGTTTCAATTAGGAACAAAATTAAGAAAAACGGCATCAGAAATGCCTTTTTGGTAACAGAAGCTCCAACCGGAAAGATATCGCTTTTGTCGGGTGTGTCTTCGGGTATCGAACCTGTATTTTCGTTCTCATATAAACAAAAGGATCGCTTGGGTGAAAGAACGATGTATCATCCTATTTATCAAGAATGGCTTGATGAACATCCTGATGAAAAGGATGTTCCGGAGCATTTCGTCGTAGCAGATGACTTAACTCCGGAAGAGCACGTGTCAATACAAGCATTGATACAACACTACACAGACAGTTCGATCAGTAAAACCGTAAACGCCCCCAGTACTCACAGTGTGGAGGATGTTAAGAAATTATACACACTGGCTTTTGACTTAGGTTGTAAAGGCATTTCTTATATGAGAGATGGGTCACGCGAGGGGACGCTTATTCGCGATAACAAAGAATCCAATGAAGAAAAAAGTGTCGATTCGGCTCAAGAAGTAAAAGTAGTCGTTTGGGAGAGACCTGTCAAGATTTCCGGAGCGACCTACAAACTTAAAACTCCGGTTGGTACCGCTTTTATTACCGTAAACCGGGACAATGAAGGTATGCCAATTGAACTTTTTATTAATATAGGAAGAGCGGGGAGTGATGTTCAGGCTATGGCGGAAGCGTTGGGGCGGTTAATATCAAAAACACTTAAAGGCAATAATCATATGACGGTAAAAGATAGAGCTCTGATGGTCGTTGATCAGTTAAGTGGAATCGGCGGTATGCGTCCGGTGGGGTTTGGTAAAAACAGAATAATGTCGCTTCCTGACGCGGTTGCAAAAGCGATACAAATGGATATGAATGTCAGTGACGACAAATTGATTGGGGATACTAGCCCGAATGATGTTTCCGACAATCAATTGTCTCTGACGCAAGCAGAAATCCACCTGGATAAAAGAGCTGATCTTTGTCCCGCATGCGGCAACGCAACGCTTGTAAATGAAATGGGCTGCAAAACATGTCATGGATGCGGATATTCTGAATGCTAA